The genomic DNA CCTGCTCCTCCGCGGCGGCTCGCAGCTCTGTCGGGGCCGTTCCGGCAGCCCCGCCACGCCTTGTCATGGTCTGCTGGGCCGCGTGCATGAGCTCGTGCCGCAGAAGCCGGTCGGGGGCGCCCTCTCCCGGGCCGGTGGCCACCGCGATGTCAGGGCCGAGGGTGAACCCGGCCACACCTGCGGCACGTGCGGCCGTACGCACCGCCGGGCCGGTGTGCAGCCGGACGTGGCCCAGGGACAGATCGGTGGCGCGTTCGATCAACGTACGCGCGGCAGTTGGAACCTCCTGGCCGCGGCCCGACAGGGCCCGTTGAGCAACAGGTTCGGTCAATGCCCGGTGGCCCGCCGCCGAGAACGTCTGTGCGCCCACCCGCCCTCCCCACAGCCCGTCCTGCGCTGGTCGGCGAAGTGGTTCCGCCGGGCTCAGCATCGGGGCTTCGTGTCATACGGCCGTCACCCGGGCGTCAACGCCCGGGCTGGGACCGCGACTTGAAACGCTCTCGTATGCACCCCCACGGCTCTGGCTGACCTGTGCGCGCCGACGGCCTCTTCACCGGTTCCGCATCTACGCCGACGCACCCAGCACCGACAAGGCCGCACCCGGCGCGGTGCGGCAGTTCGGCGTTGACACCGCGGTGACGGGCCAGTGACTGGCGCCCACCACGATGCGAGCCACCGCACGGCGGTCCCATGCCGTCGGGTTGAGGAGGCCGAGGGCGCCATGACGACGCAATTCTCCTATCCCGGTGTGTACATCGAGGAGATCGAGAGCCCGGTGCGGCCCATCGCCGGTGCGGAGACCTCAGTGACGGCGTTCGTGGGCCCAGCGTTGTTCGGGCCCACGTCGCCGACGACCGTGGAGAGCTGGGCCGACTTCGAGAAGGAGTTCGGGGGGCTGTGGCAGGGCAGCGAACTGAGCTACGCGGTCTACCAGTTCTTCCTCAACGGCGGCAGCAAGGCGATCGTGGTCCGCGTCGGCGAGGGGGTCGAATACGCGGGGGTCGACCTCAAGAACGGTGTCAAGCTCAAGGCGAAGGCGCCGGGCGCCGCAGGCAAGAAGCTCAAGGCGACCGTGACGCTCGACGCCAACGACAACAAGCGCTACACGCTCCTCATCTCCGACGGGACCACCTCGGAGTCGTACGACGTGACGATCGACCCGGCCCTGCGCAACCGCTGGCTGGACCGGCAGCTCGCCACCTCGCAGCTCGTGGAACGCGACACCGAGACCTTCGACAAGCGGCCCGACGCCGTCACGGACGAGTCGTTCACCGGCGGCAAGGACGCCACCTTCACGCCCGCACATGTGCTGGGTGACGCCACCAAGCTGCCGCACACCGGCCTCGCGGCACTGGCCGACGTCGAGATCTTCAACCTCCTGGTGATCCCGGCCCAGTTGGCCAAACCGTCAGGCACGGACGACCGCGACACCAAGTGGGCGCCCGTCGTCGACGCCGCCGTTCGGCTGTGCGAGGAGCAGCGGGCGATGCTGCTGCTGGATCCACCGTTCGGCTGGGACTCACCGGAAACCGCGGTGACCGGAGCCCGGGCCGGGATGCCGGTCGGCGGGCTCGCCGGGCGCAACGCGGCCGTGTTCTTCCCGAAAGTAGTGATCTCGGACCCGCTCAGCGGTGGAAACCTCGAGGTCGGCCCGGCCGGCACGGTCGCCGGGGTGATCGCCCGCACCGACACCCGGCGCGGAGTGTGGAAGGCACCGGCCGGGACCGACGACGGCGGCCTGCTGGGTGTGCGCTCGCTGGCCTTCCGGCTGTCCGACCAGCAGAACGGCACCCTCAACAAGCTGGGCGTGAACTGCCTGCGCACCGTCCCGGTCTACGGGAACGTGCTGTGGGGCTCGCGCACCTGCCGCGGCGGCGACGCCGTGAGCGACCCCTGGAAGTACATCCCGGTCAGGCGGGTCGCCCTGCACATCGAGGAGTCGCTGTTCATCGGCACCAAGTGGGTGGTGTTCGAGCCCAACGACGAACCCCTGTGGTCCTCGATCCGGCTCAACATCGGCGCGTTCATGAACCGGCTCTTCCGGCAGGGCGCCTTCCAGGGGCCGACCGCGAAGGGCGCGTACTTCGTGCGCTGCGACGCCTCCAACAACCCGCAGGACGACATCAACGACGGCATCGTCACCATCGACGTGGGCTTCCAGCCGCTATCGCCCGCCGAGTTCGTCCACATCCGTATCCAGCAGAAGCGCGACGACGCGACGGCCCAGGGGAGCTGAGATGGCCCAGTTCACGGTCAATGCCGCCCGCCTGGACCCGTACAAGAACTTCAAGTTCCGGGTGAAGTGGGACAACCGCTATGTCGCCGGGATCAGCAAGGTCAGCGCGCTCAAGCGCACCACCGAGGTGGTCGAGCACCGCGACGGCGGCGACCACTCCAGTGCCCGCAAGTCACCGGGCCGGACCAAGTACGAGCCGATCACCCTGGAGCGCGGGGTCACCCACGACCCGGAGTTCGAGGCGTGGGCGAACAAGGTGTGGAACTACGCCAACGCCCAGGCGGCGCCGGACCAGCGGGACCGCGAGGTCTCCCTGGCCGGGTTCCGCAAGGACCTGGTGATCGAGGTCTACAACGAGGCGGGCCAGAAGGTGCTGGCCTACCAGGTGTTCCGTTGCTGGGTGTCGGAGTACCAGGCGCTGCCAGACCTCGACGCCAACGCCAACGCGGTCGCCATCCAGCAGCTGAAGCTGGAGAACGAGGGCTGGCTGCGCGAAGCGAGCGTCACCGAGCCCGGTGAGCCCAGCTTCTGACGGTTCGTCAAAGACTTTACGGGGAGGGTCGGGTGCCGGGGATGAGCACGGTGAGCGCCGCCGAGTTGCTGGACGCCTGGGAGGCGGGCTGGGGCCGCGATCCGCTGCGGCGCGGCCTGGCTCTGCTCGGTGTCGCCCGGGGCACCACACCGGCCGCCGCCGCGGACGTGCCCGTGGGCCGGCGGGACCGGGGCCTGTTCGCCTTGCGCGCGGCGCTGTTCGGCACCGCGGTGGACGCGGTGTCCCGCTGTCCCGAATGCGAGACGGAGGTCGAAGTCGCCTTCGACCAGGAAGAGTTGCTGGGCCGGCTGGGGCAGGCGGACCCGGAGGCCTGCGACGCGGTGACCGTGCGGGAGGGCGACCGTGAGATCCGGGTGCGTATGCCCACGAGCACGGATCTGGCCGCCGTCCTCGACACCGGCGACCCGGCTCCCGAGGAGGCGCTCGTACGCCGCTGCGCTCCCGTCGGGGAACCGGCTCCGGCCGCCGACGTGGTCGCCGAGGCCTGGGTGGCGGCCGACCCGCTGGTCGACGTGCGGCTCGGGGTCGGCTGCCCTGGCTGCGGCCTGGCCTGGGAGGAGCCCTTCGACATCGTCGGATACCTGTGGGCGGAGCTGGACGCCTGGGGCCGGCGGACCCTGCTGGAGGTGCACGAGCTGGCGCGTGCGTACGGGTGGACGCAGGCGCAGACCCTGGCGTTGAGCCCGTGGCGCCGCCAGTGCTATCTGGGGCTGGTGGGCACATGACCGGCCCGCTGGCACGCCTCGTCGACCGCAGCCGCTCCCCCGTGGCCGGTCTGCGTCCGCGCCCCGCCTCCCGCTACGAGCAGCGCTCCCCGGCGGCCGGCCCACCGGTCCTCGAAGGTGGCCTCGAGGACGTGGGGCCCCGTCCGGTCACCGGACCGCCCACGGCCGCGGAACCCGCCGCGCACCGGGACGCCTCCGCGGTACGGGTACCGGGCCCCACCGAGTCCGCGGCACACCGGCACGACCCCGCGGTGCCCGCCACCCGCGTCATCGAGCCCGCCGACCACGGACCCTCCGTCACCGGGCTCTCCGTCACCGAGACCGTCGCGACCAAGCCCTCCTCGACCGATGCCGACCTCCTGGGCCCCGACCTGACCACCCGCGCCCTGTCCGCCGTACCGGCCCTGCCCGTCGTACGAGAGGACGCACCCGCGCGCGGGGACGGGACACCGCAGCCCCTGCCCCTGCTCCTCCCGGTCCGCGTCGAGGCCCCCGTGCCTCCCGCGGACTCCTTGCGGACCACACCCGAGCTGGGCCGTCCTGCTGCGGATCCGCGGACAAACCTCGTGCGGAACCCTGCGGACGAGGGACCGCCACCCGTCCCACCACCCCCTCGCGACAACGTCCGGAACACGCCCGTCGTCCTGGAGCGCCCGCTCCTGTACCCGCACGCCCGGCCGCCCGCTCTCGCGACCGACGCTCCGCCGTCCACCGCCCCGGAGGCGGAACCGGCGGTCGTGGTCGAGGTGTCCATCGGGCGGTTGGACGTACGTACGCCCCCCTCCCCCGCGCCCCCTCAGACGCCGGCCCGGCCGCCCGCGGCGCTGCGGGCCGACCACGCCAGGGCGCTGGAGAACTATCTGCGCCGCCGCGCCGAGGGGGAACTGGGATGAGCAACTCCCTTGCCCTCGCGGCCGTGACCGCCACCCTGCGCGCTCGGCTCTTCTCCCGGCTCGGCGGCCCCCAGGTCACCGTCGCCCCGCCCAACAAGGCGCCCGACGCGGCGAGCGGCGACCATGTGAACCTCTTCCTGTACCGGGCCGATCTCAACCCGGCCTTCCGCAACGCCGATCCGCCCGGCTGGCAGCCCGGCGAGTCACCGAAACCCGTGCTGCCGCTGGTGCTGCACTATCTGCTCGCCGCATACAGCAACGACGAGGGCAAAGCGCACGAACTGCTTGGCGCCGCGATGCTGGCGCTGCACGACGCCCCGGTCCTGTCGGGGGACGAGATCCGGGCGGCGACGGCGACGGCCCTGCCCGGCAGCGATCTGCATCTACAGCCCGAGCGCGTGAAGATCACTCAGGAGACGCTGAGCCAGGACGACATCGCCAAGATGTGGACGGCGTTCGGGACACCGTTCCGGATGTCGTCCGCGTACCAGGTGACCGCCGTCCTCATCGACAGCGCATTGCCCGGTGCCGCGCCGATGCCCGTGCTGCGCCGAGGGGCCGACGGCCGCGGACCGCTCGCCCGGCCCGGTACCGGCTCGCCCGCGCTGCTGGGGATCCGGTACGCCGCCGCCGGGCAGGTCGGCGCCCTGCCGGGCGAGCAGGTCGCGCTACTGGTGGAGAACCTGCCGGCCGTCGCCCTGACCGCGCGGCTGCGGCATCTGCGCGTGACACAGAGCGTGAACGTGCCCCTGGCGACCCCCGCCACCGGGGCCTCCGAGGTGGCGCTCACGCTGCCCGCCACGGGGCTCCCCGCCGGGCTCTGGGCGGTGGACCTCGGACCCGCGGCGGGCGGTTCCGTGCGGACCAACGAACTCGCTCTGGGCGTCACACCGGCGGTCACCGCGCTCGCGGCCGCGGCGGCGGGCGGTACACCGGTGCGGACGAAGGTGACCGTGACGGCCGCGCAGCCGGTGCTCCCCGGGCAGCAGGCCGCGGTCCTGGTCGGCGCCCGGCAACTGGCCGTGGGACTGCTCACCGCGGCCGCCAAACCGGTCTCGGTCACCGCCGTCCTGCCGTCCGGAAAGACCCGGGTGCGGCTGCGGGTGGACGGCGTCGACAGCGAGATCGTCGACCGGGCACACGGCACGTTCCGGACCGGGCCGACAGTGGAGGTGACGATCCCGTGAGCCTCGGCGTCCCGGCCGACCTCCGCTGGGAGGAGGCCAACAACCGTTATCTGAAGGCCTCGTTGACCTGGCTGCGGGCTCGGCTGGAGGCGGTGGCCCACAGCGACCGGGCCTCCGACGCCCCGGACACGAAGGACGCCCCTCCCCAGACCGGCAGCGCGCGCCGGAGGCGGCGGGGGCGAACGCCCGAACTACCACCCGCGGCCGTGGACCTACCGGACGGCGGCCCAGGCGGGTCACGGCGAGGACGAGCCCCGGAGCCGCTGACCGCCGTACCCGACGCGGGCGACCTCGACGCACTCGCCACCACACGGCAGGACGCCGCCGCCCCCTCGGACCTCGCGCCGCCCGCGCTGGTGCGGCTCGCGGAGCGGTTCGGGCTGACCGACTTCGAGCGCGACGTGCTCCTGCTGGTCGTGGCGCCCGCGGTCGACCCCGGTGTCGGCGCCGCGATCGCCGCCGCACACGGCGACCCGCAGGCCACCGCTCCGACGTTCGCACTGGCCCTACGGCTCTTCGACGACGCCCGCTGGGACGTGCTGTCGCCGCTACGGCCGCTGCGCCGCTGGCGGCTCGCCGAGGTCGTGCCCGCACCCGCGGGACCGCTGCTCACGGCGCCGCTGCGCCCTGACGACCGGATCGCCAACCTGGTGCGCGGCCTCAACCACCTCGACGAACGGCTCACCTCGGTACTCGAACCGGTCGCCGACCCGGCCGCCGGCGTCGCCTCGCCCGCCTCGGTCCGACGCGCCGAGGACGCGGTGGTGGCGGCCGTGCTCGCCGACACGCCCGACGGCCGGTTCCCCGTCGTCCACCTCGTCGGCTCCGACGCCGACAGTGCCGTACTCGTGGCGGTACGGGCGTTCGCACGGCTCGAACGCGAGCTGTACCGGCTGCGGACGGGGCTGCTGGTGCGGGGCGGGCAAGGCCAACAAGACCCTGACACGGTGGCCCTGCTGTGGCACCGGGAGAGTCTGCTGATGCCGGTCGCGCTGCTCCTGGACGGCACCGACGCCGACCCGGACGACCCGGCCCTGGTCGCGGCCGTACGGCGCCTGCTGTCCCGCAGCGGCGGGCCCGTCGTGCTGGCCGCGCGTCAGGTGTCGCCAGTGGACGGGCGGTCCACGGCGGTCGTCGACGTCGATGTGCCGCCGCCCGACGAGCAGCGCGCGCTGTGGGCGGCCGCCACCGGCCTGGAGCCCGCCGGGGCGCCGGCCGAGCTGGCGGGGCAGTTCCGCCTGGGCCTGCCCGCACTGCACCGGGTGGCCACCGCCCACCGGCCCGAGGGCCTCTCCGCCGAAGACGGCGGGGACCGGTTGTGGGGCGGCCTGCCGGGACGCCGCCCGGCCTCGCCTGGAGTCGCTGGCGCAGCGCATCGTGCCCCGCGCTCACTGGGCGGACCTGGTGCTGCCGGAGCAGCAGACGGAGGTGCTGCGGCGGATGGCCGGTCATGTGCGGCACGGCGCCACCGTGTTTGGGGACTGGGGCTTCGGTGAGCGGACGAACCGGGGACAGGGCGTGACCGCGCTGTTCTCCGGTCCGAGCGGCACCGGCAAGACGTTCGCCTCCGAGGTGCTCGCCCATGAACTCGGGCTGGATCTCTACCGCGTCGACCTGTCCGCCGTGGTGAACAAGTACGTCGGGGAGACCGAGAAGAATCTGCGCCAGGTGTTCGACGCGGCCGAGTCCGGCGGCTCGCTGCTGCTGTTCGACGAGGCCGACGCACTGTTCGGGCGGCGCAGTGATGTGCAGGACAGTCACGACCGGTACGCGAACATCGAGGTCAGCTATCTCCTGCAGCGCATGGAGGCCTACCGCGGAGTCGCCGTGCTGGCCACCAATCTGCGGGCGGCGTTGGATCCCGCGTTCCTGCGAAGGCTGCGGTTCGTCGTGGAGTTCCCGGTGCCCGGCGCGGAGGAACGGCGGCTGCTGTGGGCGGCGGCCTTCCCGGACTCGGTGCCGCTCGCCGACGACCTCGACCTCGGCCGGCTGGCCGACCTGCCGACGACCGGCGCGGCCATCCAGGCGATCGCGCTCGGCGCCGCCTTCCTCGCCGCGGCCTGCGGACGGCCCGTCGACACCGCGATGCTCCTGACGGCGGCTCACGCGGAGTTCCGGAAACTGGACCTGCCCCTGCCGGTGCTCGCCGGGGAGGCGCCATGACGGTACGGCGGATCGCGGTGCGCATCGACCGGGTGGTACTCGACGCGGGCGTGGCCGAGGGCCGTTCGGCGGCCGAGATCGCCGAGGTGCTGGGCGCGGCGCTGCGGCAGGGGCTCGTGGTACGGCAGGGTGGCGTGGCACCCAACAGCGCCCGCACCTCCCTCGAACGACTGCGGGTGACGACCGAGCACGGCGGGCTCGATGCCGTCGCCCGGGCGGCGTCGGAGGCGGTCGGGCGAGCGGTGGCGGACGCGGCGGGCTCCTGGCCCGCGGTTACAGGCGCTTCCGCCCACGGCACCGCGCGGGGCGGTGACCCGCGATGACCTCGTCCTTCCTCCCCGGCACCCCGGTCGTCCCCCGTGGCGCGATCGTGCTGCTGGACCCCGCCACCGGAGCCGTCCTGCGGGTGATCGC from Streptomyces avermitilis MA-4680 = NBRC 14893 includes the following:
- a CDS encoding phage tail protein, coding for MAQFTVNAARLDPYKNFKFRVKWDNRYVAGISKVSALKRTTEVVEHRDGGDHSSARKSPGRTKYEPITLERGVTHDPEFEAWANKVWNYANAQAAPDQRDREVSLAGFRKDLVIEVYNEAGQKVLAYQVFRCWVSEYQALPDLDANANAVAIQQLKLENEGWLREASVTEPGEPSF
- a CDS encoding phage tail sheath family protein, which codes for MTTQFSYPGVYIEEIESPVRPIAGAETSVTAFVGPALFGPTSPTTVESWADFEKEFGGLWQGSELSYAVYQFFLNGGSKAIVVRVGEGVEYAGVDLKNGVKLKAKAPGAAGKKLKATVTLDANDNKRYTLLISDGTTSESYDVTIDPALRNRWLDRQLATSQLVERDTETFDKRPDAVTDESFTGGKDATFTPAHVLGDATKLPHTGLAALADVEIFNLLVIPAQLAKPSGTDDRDTKWAPVVDAAVRLCEEQRAMLLLDPPFGWDSPETAVTGARAGMPVGGLAGRNAAVFFPKVVISDPLSGGNLEVGPAGTVAGVIARTDTRRGVWKAPAGTDDGGLLGVRSLAFRLSDQQNGTLNKLGVNCLRTVPVYGNVLWGSRTCRGGDAVSDPWKYIPVRRVALHIEESLFIGTKWVVFEPNDEPLWSSIRLNIGAFMNRLFRQGAFQGPTAKGAYFVRCDASNNPQDDINDGIVTIDVGFQPLSPAEFVHIRIQQKRDDATAQGS
- a CDS encoding ATP-binding protein — encoded protein: MAGHVRHGATVFGDWGFGERTNRGQGVTALFSGPSGTGKTFASEVLAHELGLDLYRVDLSAVVNKYVGETEKNLRQVFDAAESGGSLLLFDEADALFGRRSDVQDSHDRYANIEVSYLLQRMEAYRGVAVLATNLRAALDPAFLRRLRFVVEFPVPGAEERRLLWAAAFPDSVPLADDLDLGRLADLPTTGAAIQAIALGAAFLAAACGRPVDTAMLLTAAHAEFRKLDLPLPVLAGEAP
- a CDS encoding DUF4255 domain-containing protein, whose product is MSNSLALAAVTATLRARLFSRLGGPQVTVAPPNKAPDAASGDHVNLFLYRADLNPAFRNADPPGWQPGESPKPVLPLVLHYLLAAYSNDEGKAHELLGAAMLALHDAPVLSGDEIRAATATALPGSDLHLQPERVKITQETLSQDDIAKMWTAFGTPFRMSSAYQVTAVLIDSALPGAAPMPVLRRGADGRGPLARPGTGSPALLGIRYAAAGQVGALPGEQVALLVENLPAVALTARLRHLRVTQSVNVPLATPATGASEVALTLPATGLPAGLWAVDLGPAAGGSVRTNELALGVTPAVTALAAAAAGGTPVRTKVTVTAAQPVLPGQQAAVLVGARQLAVGLLTAAAKPVSVTAVLPSGKTRVRLRVDGVDSEIVDRAHGTFRTGPTVEVTIP